CGTGCTGCCGACCGCGGCGTGCTCCCGGACGGCGGCCAGCGCGCGGCCGACCACCCGACCGGCCTCCCGCATCGCGTCGACCTCTCCGGGGGTGCGCAGCTCGATCATCGGGTCTCCTCCGTGCGGGACAACTATCCCGGTATTACTATCACGGCCATGGTCCGTCCCCCGCTCACCCCCGACGAACGAGCCCGCGGCCACCGCCTCGGTGCCCACCTGCGGGCCGCCCGCGGCGAGCGGTCGCTGCCCGAGGTCGCCGCGGCCTCCGGCATCGGCGTGGAGACCCTGCGCAAGATCGAGAGCGGCCGGGTGCCGACCCCGGCGTTCTTCACCGTCGCCGCCCTCGCCCGGGCCCTCGACCTGGACCTCGACCAGCTCGCCGCCGCGCTCGACCCGGCCCCCGTCGGGGCGCTCTCCGCGTGAGTGACGTCGTGCTGTGCTCGGCCAAGGGGTGCCGCGCACCCGCCGTCTGGTCGCTGGTCTGGAACAACCCGAAGGTGCACACCCCCGACCGGGAGAAGGTCTGGACCGCCTGCGACGAGCACCGCGAGTCGTTGTCCCACCACCTCGCGATCCGCTCGTTCCTGCGCCGCATCGACCCGCTCGACGGCGCCCCCGCGGGTCACGATCCGACCCCGGGGACTGCCCCGGACGCGTGAAGACGGCTAGCGTCGACCCCGACACCTGGAGGTTCACCATCGCCGTACGTCTCGGACGCTGCGCTGACGACCATCTCGGCTGCCCCTGCAAGGGCGACGAGACCATCCACCGAGCACGCACCGCCGAGGTGCGCCACGCCCAGGAGACGAACTCCGAGGCGGCCGCCTGCCCCGAGTGCGGGGTGCAGACCTCCCCCGTTGCGCTGGTGACCTGGGGGCACTGCCGAGCCTGCCGGACGGCGGACTCCCGGGCCATGCGCCCGCTGCGCTGGTAGCTCTCAGCCCGACGCGCGGCGGGACGTCACCAGCAACGGGCCGTCGGGCGTGAGCCCGGCGAGCTCGGCGTCGGTGGGCACGTCGTCGACGTCGGCGACGGGGCCCTCCCACGGGGAGGGCTGATCGAGCAGCACCTGCGCGTGCTGGGCCGGCGCCAGGCTGGGGGCGGCGTCGGCGAGCAGGGCGAGGTCGGTCTGCAACCGGCGGTGCACGGCGCCGATCCGGCGCAGGGCGGCCCGGCAGGACGCCCGGTCACCGGTGGTGTCGAAGACCAACTGGTCGACCAGCGACCGCTGCTCGGCGGCCGCAGCGGTCGGGTCGGCCCCGGCGGCGATCCGCTGGAGCAGGTCGAGGTGGGCGTGGTGCCGGAAGGCCGGGGGCTCCCGGCCCGGGTCGCGCGCGGTGCCCACCCAGGCCCGGTGCGCGAGCAGGCCGTGCTGGGCGAACCGGCGCTCGGCCCGGCCGGCGAAGCGGTGGTCGCGCAGCTCCCAGGTGGCATGGCTGTCGTCGATCCGGAAGAACAGCAGTGCCAGGCCGCGCTGGGAGAGCTCGCGCATCCGGGCGAAGGGCAGCGGGACGACGTCGGCGCCCCCGATGCTGCAGTACAGCGACCGGTCGGTGAGCACGGCGGTCCGGACGGTTGCCTCCACCGGCTCCTCGGCCAGGTCGCCCAGCGGAACGCAGTCGGAGACGGCGACGACGGTCTCCCCGTCGGCCAGCACGGCAGCCAGCCGCCCCGGCGCTCGTCTCGTCACCCAGCTCACGTTCCCGTCATCGACCGGGCAGCGCGATCCTGAACCCGGGGTCCTCCGCACGGGTGACGCAGCGCGTACCCAGAGCCACCTCGCCCGGGGTGTCGCGTCCTCGAACGGTTGAACTCTGGAGCACGACGAGCGACGTCCGGCGTGTCTGGGGACTCTGGAGCAGGTGACCATCACCCCCGACGTGCTCGACGGCGAGCTCTCCCTGAGCGCCGCGGCCAACCGGTTGTCCTACCTCACGCGCAAGGACAGCGAGAACTCCGCCCGGGCGACCGCCCCGGCGCCGGCGAACACCGCCTCCGAGGTCTGGCAGGAGTTCCACGCCACCTCCACCGCACTGGACACCGAGGAGGCCCTGGAGCTCCTGGCCCTCGGTGAGGTCATCTCCCGCAAGGCCCACGAGAGCGACACCGCAGCCGTCACCGCCGCCCGCCTCGCCGGCGCCGACTGGGCCGACATCGGCGCCGCCGTCGGCCTCACCGGCGCCCAGGCCTGGGACGCCCACCGTGACGACCTCGCCCCCGACCTCCTCGGCGAGCGCCCCACCTCCTGACCCCGGATCACCACGAGCGCCCTTCTCGTCCTCGACGAGAAGGGCGCTTCTCGTCGTCGGGGGCGGAAAAGCAGGGGCGCCGGGGGCGGACGACGGGTTCACTCACTCCTCGGCCGGCCGGCTGCCCATCTGCTCGACGACGAGGAAGGACCATGGAGACGATCAACGGACGCCTGCTGAACTGGGCGTCGATCCTGGAGGAGAACACCCGGGAGCAGGCCGAGCGCACCGCGTCCATGCCGTTCGTGTTCCCGCACGTGGCACTGATGCCCGACGCCCACCTGGGCCGGGGCGCGACCGTGGGCTCGGTGCTGCCCACCGACGGCGCGATCATCCCGGCAGCGGTCGGGGTGGACATCGGCTGCGGGATGGCCGCCGTCCGGACGCAGTTCACCGCTGCCGACCTGACCGGGCGGGACCTCGCGGTCCTGCACGAGCAGATCAGCCGCTCGGTGCCGCTGTCGGCCGGCCGGCAGAACAAGACGGTGCGGGAGACCGCGGCGCCGCGGGTCGACGAGCTGCGCACGATGGCCGGGGTCGACCAGGCCGACGCGGTGGCCCGGCACTGGCCGCTGCAGCTGGGCTCGCTCGGCTCGGGGAACCACTTCATCGAGGTGTCCCTGGACGAGCAGGACCGGGTGTGGGCGTTCCTGCACTCGGGCTCCCGCGGGGTGGGCAACAAGCTGGCCGCCCGGCACATCGCGGTCGCCCAGGAGCAGTGCCGCCGGCGGTTCATCGACCTGCCCGACCGTGACCTCGCCTACCTGGTGGAGGGCGAGCCGGAGTTCGACGCCTACCTGGAGGCGCTGTTCTGGGCACAGCGGTTCGCGTTCCTCAACCGGGACGAGATGATGGACCGGGTGCTCGACCAGCTGGGTCGCTTCCTGGGTGTCGACGTCGTCCGGGAGGAGTCGGTCGGCTGCCACCACAACTACACCGCCCGCGAACGGCACTTCGGCCGGGAGGTGTGGCTGTCCCGCAAGGGAGCCATCTCCGCGCGGGAGGGTGAGCTCGGGCTGATCCCCGGGTCGATGGGGGCGGCGTCCTACGTCGTCACCGGCCTGGGGAACGTGCGGGCGCTGCACTCCTCGCCGCACGGCGCGGGCCGCAGCCACTCGCGGTCGGCGGCCCGGAAGCTGTTCGACCGGGCCGACCTGGACCAGCGGATGGCCGGGGTGGCGTGGGGGCACTCGGACGCGTTCCTCGACGAGCACCCCGACGCCTACAAGCCGATCGACCAGGTGATGGCCGACGCGGCGGACCTGGTCGAGGTGCGCCACACCCTGCGCCAGGTGGTGAACGTCAAGGGCGACTGACGCAGGAGCGCCCTCCTCGTCGATGACGAGAAGGGCGCTCCGTGTCGGCGCTGAGGGGTCAGCTGATGCCGACGGCCTGCTTCGCCAGGGCGGCGAGGGTCGTCTGCGCGGCGCTGACGACCGAGGCGCGGTCCTTGTGGGTCTCCTCGTAGCGGATGACGGCCTCGAGGTCACCGGCGTCGGTCAGGCCCTTCACGGCCTCGACGGTCTTGCTGACGCTAAGGGTGTCGTAGTCCTTCACGGGCAGCTCGGCCGCGTCGAGGGCACCGAGCTCGGTGCGCACCTCGTGGATCGCCTCGGCGGTCTCGGGGGCGTCCTCGCGGACGGCCTGGCCCTCGGCCTCCTTGAGGGAGGCGTTGCGGCCCACGGCCAGGGACTCGCGGACGGCGCCGGCGAACGTGGTCGCGCGGGCGGCGGCGGCGTTGACCTTCTCCTGCGCGGCGTCGGAGGCCTGGGTGGTGGTGTCGATGACCTTGTTGACCGAGTCGGCGACGTAGCGGGCCGGGAAGGCGGCCAGGCGGGTGGCACCACCGGCGACACGCTGCAGCGGGGTGGCCTTCAGCGCAGCCGGGCCACCGAGGGCGGTCTCGGCGACGACGACGGTCAGCCACTCCACGGTGGCGGTGTGGGCGGTGATCAGCCGCTCGGCCAGCCGGACGACCTTGGGCAGCTCGGCGGTCTGGGCGAGCACCTTGAGGTAGGTGGCGCGGTCCAGCAGCTGGTGCTCCAGGGAGAGGTCGGACAGCAGGGCCTCGTCGAGCGGGCCGGCCTGCTCGACGGTGGCCTTGAGCACGGCGCCGAGGCGGCCGAGGGCGGGGGTGACGACGTCGGGCACGCCACCGAGGGAGCGCAGCTGGGCGGCGATGGCCTCGGTGCGCTGGGCGGCGTTGTCGGCGTTCTGGAGGAGCTCGCGGCGGACGGCCTCGGTACGGGCCTGGGCGACGCGGGTGCGGGCGACCTGCTCCTCGGTCTGCGTGAGCAGCAGGAGGGCGCGCAGCTGGGCGGTCAGGATCGTGGTGTCGGCCATGGGGACTCCAAGGGTCGGTGGGTGGGACGGTTTTGTTGTCCCCACTGTGCACCAGTGCTAACCACAGCAAGCACCCTGCTAGCGGTGTGATGGCTCACGTGACTCGGCCCACCCCTGAGGCGGGTGGGGCTGCTGGGGCGGGACACGCCCCGACCTCCGCCGCCGACCGCGTCCTGCGGAGCAGGCTGCCGGGCATGGGTTTCCGCTACCGGACGGCGCGCGCCGAGATGATGGTCGGCTCGCTCGTCGGCGGCGGCACCCGGCCCACGCTGATCGGCCCGGCGCACGCCACGATCGGCAGTGCCGCCGGGGGACGACGCAACGCCCTGTGCGGCGCCTACGTCACCCACGACGACGACGCCGCGTGGCCGCCGGACCCGGCGCAGATCGGACACCTCTGCCCGACCTGCGCCGAACTGGC
This sequence is a window from Geodermatophilaceae bacterium NBWT11. Protein-coding genes within it:
- a CDS encoding helix-turn-helix transcriptional regulator, which gives rise to MVRPPLTPDERARGHRLGAHLRAARGERSLPEVAAASGIGVETLRKIESGRVPTPAFFTVAALARALDLDLDQLAAALDPAPVGALSA
- a CDS encoding RtcB family protein; the encoded protein is METINGRLLNWASILEENTREQAERTASMPFVFPHVALMPDAHLGRGATVGSVLPTDGAIIPAAVGVDIGCGMAAVRTQFTAADLTGRDLAVLHEQISRSVPLSAGRQNKTVRETAAPRVDELRTMAGVDQADAVARHWPLQLGSLGSGNHFIEVSLDEQDRVWAFLHSGSRGVGNKLAARHIAVAQEQCRRRFIDLPDRDLAYLVEGEPEFDAYLEALFWAQRFAFLNRDEMMDRVLDQLGRFLGVDVVREESVGCHHNYTARERHFGREVWLSRKGAISAREGELGLIPGSMGAASYVVTGLGNVRALHSSPHGAGRSHSRSAARKLFDRADLDQRMAGVAWGHSDAFLDEHPDAYKPIDQVMADAADLVEVRHTLRQVVNVKGD
- a CDS encoding ferritin-like domain-containing protein; translation: MADTTILTAQLRALLLLTQTEEQVARTRVAQARTEAVRRELLQNADNAAQRTEAIAAQLRSLGGVPDVVTPALGRLGAVLKATVEQAGPLDEALLSDLSLEHQLLDRATYLKVLAQTAELPKVVRLAERLITAHTATVEWLTVVVAETALGGPAALKATPLQRVAGGATRLAAFPARYVADSVNKVIDTTTQASDAAQEKVNAAAARATTFAGAVRESLAVGRNASLKEAEGQAVREDAPETAEAIHEVRTELGALDAAELPVKDYDTLSVSKTVEAVKGLTDAGDLEAVIRYEETHKDRASVVSAAQTTLAALAKQAVGIS